In the genome of Brachypodium distachyon strain Bd21 chromosome 3, Brachypodium_distachyon_v3.0, whole genome shotgun sequence, the window GCCCGTCAACGATTACCTCTACTGGCTCGGCTTCGGCGTCTTCCACTCCGGAATCGAAGGTATTGGTTCGTTCTTTGCTTTTCCCCTTTGTTCTGTTCTTAGGGCGGAGTCTTCCATGCCCGTGGTATTCTACCCCTGGTTTGGGTAAACTGATGGATTCGATTACAGACGATAAGCAATTGGTTGTGGTTCCGATTTTTGAACAATTGCCTTTGCTGTTTTAGCGTCAATTTAATGTTCTGGAGTTTTCCGACTATGAATAGAATGTTTTGGTTACTTCAATCGTGCGATAATGAGTTCTGCAGGACGATCCAAAATTTCCCTGCCATGTCTGATGATCTGATCAATGGTCCAGGAAATAATGGGGGAAAGGGGAAACAAATATTAAGGAACAATGTATTGTCTTGTGAATTCATAATATTGTTGTTAGTAGGTTCTTTGTAAATCCAGAGGACAAAACTTTCAGAAGTTCAATTTGCCAGGCACTAAAATTAGTCAAGACTTGAGACTTGCTTGCAGGCTTATTTCATCTGCATTACTACAAATCAAGCACTGCTGTGTTGAACATTTCACTTATGTTTGCTATGGTCgtattttccttttcaaaatcTTCATGTCATGGTTTCTTTTATACCATCTAGCTCATCTACAAAAGCTTGAATTCAAGATTTCTTTTACCAATTTCTATTTCTCAAATGAGCAGTTCATGGCATGGAATATGGATTTGGAGCTCATGATTTCTCATCAAGTGGTGTATTTGAGGTGGAATCAAAAAGTTGCCCTGGATTTATCTATAGAAAAACGCTGTGGCTAGGCACAACTGACATGTCCCGGGAAGAGTTCCGCTcgttcattgaaaaacttgcAGGGAAGTATCATGGCAACACATATCATTTGATTTCAAAGAACTGCAATCATTTCACAGATGATGTCTGTAAGAACTTGACTGGGAAGCCCATCCCTGGCTGGGTGAATCGGCTGGCCAGAGTAGGTTGGTATCATTGTATGTTTTGCTTCCTGAGTTGGTGAAAAACATAGCTGATTGGTTactttttctctctcaaacTCTAGGTTCGGTTTTTGACTGTCTACTGCCAGAAAGTGTCCAAGTTTCTCCCATCGGACGTGTCCCAACTCTTCGTCCAGTTGTTGGTCGGTATCTTTCTATATTTTCTACCATTACCTTTCAAAGGAAACTTATCTGTTGTCTCTTTCTGTTAGTGTTATTTCTTGTGAAATTCTGTCGGGCTAAGAATGAAATTTTGTATAGTTTGCATTCCTTTTAGAAAATGGGCTTCACCATTTTAGTTGATTAAGATGTGATTGTTTTCCTTGTCGTTCCTTTGAGGTTAGAAATTTTACTCTATCTTACATGGTAGTCAAAAATATTCACAACTTTGTTTGTGTACCCTTTCAGTTTGAACAATTAGTGTCACCATCTAAAAACTGGTATACACACTGGTAATTTGCACATAATTAAGCTATTAGTAGTTAATAGCAATTAATTGTCTTATTGAAAAATCATACCGGGCTAGCACTTACGACAGTATCTTGGACTAATGCTTTGAAAAAATCCATTGTTATATCTGAAATGAATTATCTTGAGAGAAAGCTTTGCAACACATGAGAACACACATGGCGTTCAACGTTTTGTATATATAACTCATGCATCATTTAAATTCTTTCAAGTTTTGTGTAGCTATAACCTATAGgaaatttgattaaaagtGAGACAAGTTCTGTTGGTTTTCATGCTCAACCGAGCAAAACAAAGATATGCTATTAGTTTTCATCAAATCAATCAAAGATATTCTAGTAGGTTTCATCAAACCAATCATATATTCCTGACACAAGAAAGTCTGGGCTGCCAGAAAGGTGGCTATAGGGCGGTTAGATGAAGAAAATGTAGTAGTGGAGGAAGCGTTCAAAGCTATCGGAAGTCTGTTGTGTAACATTGTCTAGAAAAAAATGATGCGCAATCAGAAACTATAATATTACATGATTTAAGAGCTCTTTTATTGTCTACTCTCCTTCTCTTGGTATATTCAACTGCAGTAGAGTAATCACCCGTTTAAGTTACCCTTGTGAACAACCGCATTTTTAGGGCCTGTAAACAATGGAGGGATTGTAAATACTATGTCCTCTTATAGTTCTGTTAGTTCTTTGCAATCTTATTGACCATCCTCATTATTTCCTCTAAAATATTATCCAGATGATGATTTGGATTCAGTATCATCGTCAGACAGCGATGAGGACAAGCACCTGTTGCCAGCGCCGTCTGCTGACTTGCACCCTGTAGATGTGCCAGTAAAGCTAGCCAAAGATCTTCTTTGAGAGCACCTGGGAGCTTGCCTCCGGTACAACTGATTCCTCTTCACGGAGTTTCGCTGTCCTAGCAGATACAGGATAGGAATCGGCCATCTTCTGCAGAAGAAGAGTCTAGTTACTTGATGTTTACACCAGGTCGTGCATTGACTCTGTTATATCATCCGGCCAAATGTCGTCATCCCTGGTAGCAGTGACATGATGTTAGTCTGTATTCATTCAGCTAGCTGGATAGGCATCGTTGAAAATGTTGCCTCGGCGATGCTTGCCTGAGCCCGACAATGAAAGTACACGAATACATATTTTAACCTGCTACCATAGATCTGTGTCCATGTACATGGTTATT includes:
- the LOC100844987 gene encoding deSI-like protein At4g17486; this translates as MDAQNGGTLTPVLLNVYDLTPVNDYLYWLGFGVFHSGIEVHGMEYGFGAHDFSSSGVFEVESKSCPGFIYRKTLWLGTTDMSREEFRSFIEKLAGKYHGNTYHLISKNCNHFTDDVCKNLTGKPIPGWVNRLARVGSVFDCLLPESVQVSPIGRVPTLRPVVDDDLDSVSSSDSDEDKHLLPAPSADLHPVDVPVKLAKDLL